Proteins encoded together in one Chitinivibrionales bacterium window:
- a CDS encoding T9SS type A sorting domain-containing protein, protein MKIQKSFIIVALLVLTSLAGQLGINISLPERGGTFVDIAKENYRWTKVGTGADLATADVDSSGWPACDANFVLDLRPVAEWAGTVDDPASYHLDLRGTYKCGLTGRASVRSTGEGTVQNLAYDSLSNATTFDFVITDAPAPGGGFICLEFTGTKRAPASAAGSGFTRFVMSHPGYPLGTSKVFTDNFLAALSGINFAAIRFMPFTNPNGIDPAYPGTTPWSKRKLVSDAGQTAIAPIGKPDGGAWEYVIQIANTVNKDAWINVPISADAGYVRRLAQLFKDSLKSSLNIYVESSNEVWNTAPGYEQTAYNQAWAAALGITEQQNHARRTVSLAMTFDSVFGPGALNNRVRVVLCSHKPMLKWWVEPMLQYVNTAFGPPKNYLYAIGCQTYFTGGVDTGESVAKILSDCHADIQSQIDETGQVNEAGRMQWIAQAKTWSLAGGFVSYEGGPDHGGGSTTNIANRILAERDAGMGELLKYNYDTAFLALGGLLAMQFTLSSGYNRYGCWGLTDDIANPNRNYKYAAMKSIVGGPQAVISPKAREIAPGNLTISNARRGTAVVRAAIKSGREATLDLFTASGKMVQKYCRTAQGSDGSEIVWNLGMLSPGLYLLRFSSGSTHLERHVVIMK, encoded by the coding sequence GTGAAAATCCAAAAATCATTCATCATCGTCGCCCTGCTTGTCCTGACTTCCCTCGCCGGCCAGCTCGGCATCAACATCAGTCTCCCCGAGCGCGGAGGCACCTTTGTCGATATCGCGAAGGAGAATTACCGCTGGACCAAGGTCGGCACGGGCGCCGACCTCGCCACGGCCGACGTTGATTCGTCGGGCTGGCCCGCGTGCGACGCCAATTTCGTGCTCGACCTGCGGCCGGTGGCGGAGTGGGCGGGCACGGTGGACGACCCGGCGTCGTACCATCTCGACCTGCGCGGAACGTACAAATGCGGCCTTACCGGCCGCGCGAGCGTGCGCAGCACGGGCGAGGGAACGGTGCAGAACCTCGCGTATGACTCCTTGTCAAATGCCACAACCTTTGATTTTGTCATTACCGACGCGCCCGCGCCCGGCGGCGGGTTCATCTGTCTTGAGTTCACCGGCACGAAGCGCGCCCCGGCGAGCGCGGCCGGCAGCGGGTTCACGCGGTTTGTCATGAGCCATCCGGGATATCCGTTGGGCACGTCCAAGGTTTTCACCGACAATTTTCTCGCCGCTCTCTCGGGAATAAATTTCGCCGCGATACGGTTCATGCCGTTCACCAACCCCAACGGCATTGACCCCGCGTATCCCGGCACCACGCCGTGGAGCAAGCGCAAGCTCGTTTCCGACGCGGGACAGACCGCCATCGCGCCGATCGGAAAGCCCGACGGCGGAGCGTGGGAATACGTGATCCAGATCGCGAACACCGTGAACAAGGACGCGTGGATCAACGTGCCGATCTCTGCGGACGCGGGCTACGTGCGCCGCCTTGCGCAGCTGTTCAAGGATTCCCTCAAGTCAAGTCTCAACATTTACGTGGAGAGCAGCAACGAGGTGTGGAACACGGCGCCGGGCTACGAACAGACCGCCTACAACCAGGCCTGGGCCGCCGCGCTCGGGATCACCGAGCAGCAGAACCACGCGCGCCGCACCGTGTCGCTCGCCATGACCTTCGACAGCGTGTTCGGACCCGGCGCGCTCAACAACCGGGTGCGCGTGGTGTTGTGCAGCCACAAGCCCATGCTCAAATGGTGGGTGGAGCCCATGTTGCAGTATGTCAACACGGCCTTCGGCCCGCCGAAAAACTACCTCTACGCGATCGGTTGTCAGACGTATTTCACGGGCGGCGTTGACACGGGAGAAAGCGTTGCCAAAATCCTTTCCGACTGCCACGCCGACATCCAGAGCCAGATCGACGAGACCGGCCAGGTCAACGAGGCGGGCCGCATGCAGTGGATCGCCCAGGCAAAAACGTGGAGCCTCGCCGGCGGCTTCGTCTCCTACGAGGGCGGGCCCGACCACGGCGGCGGCAGCACCACCAACATCGCCAACCGCATCCTTGCCGAGCGCGACGCGGGCATGGGCGAGCTGCTCAAATACAATTACGACACGGCGTTCCTCGCCCTGGGCGGGCTGCTCGCCATGCAGTTCACCCTGAGCAGCGGGTACAACCGCTACGGGTGCTGGGGCCTCACCGACGACATTGCAAATCCGAACCGCAACTACAAGTACGCGGCGATGAAGTCCATTGTCGGCGGGCCGCAGGCGGTGATCAGCCCGAAGGCGCGGGAAATCGCGCCCGGTAACTTGACAATATCAAATGCCCGCCGCGGCACGGCCGTTGTCAGGGCCGCAATTAAAAGCGGCCGTGAGGCAACACTTGATCTGTTCACGGCGTCGGGAAAAATGGTGCAAAAATATTGCCGGACGGCGCAGGGATCAGACGGAAGCGAAATCGTGTGGAACCTCGGCATGCTTTCGCCGGGTTTGTACCTACTCCGATTCTCCAGCGGAAGCACCCATTTGGAACGGCATGTTGTTATAATGAAATAA
- a CDS encoding alpha/beta hydrolase has translation MQAITARIIFVCACAALFFAAQPCHAACSGKYLSPVFSGLDTTRDLVYGKNIDLTGAMDTLRCDVYQPRGDTAQKRPLLVLIHGGAFITGDKASDDVILRLCAEFGRRGYVTSSINYRLGIESITAPKADYFERANYRAVQDAKAAVRFFRAHATDWRIDTSLIFEGGTSAGAFTAIHHAYLDQSEVWTAIDTSALGNIEGNSGTPGYSSRISAVINCWGAIGDTLWMNRGDAPVISFHGLQDSVVPYDTGSIFWGYGLNILHVYGSAPLYRRAQHVGIYSGLRLFDGTGHGFPAISADMDTTVTMISDFLGDIINCDSGMAGVRFAPVQAPDGRPLWRIRTSENTYAFIRGEPTDHLQMVDCAGRSIPLTFIRNERARILIPVGTFATGMYFIIDKSNKDIISAQVFLRGR, from the coding sequence ATGCAAGCTATAACCGCACGGATCATTTTCGTGTGCGCATGCGCGGCGCTGTTTTTTGCCGCGCAGCCCTGCCATGCCGCGTGCTCGGGAAAATACCTGTCGCCGGTGTTTTCTGGTCTTGACACAACGCGAGACCTTGTGTACGGTAAAAATATCGACCTGACCGGTGCCATGGACACCCTGCGCTGCGACGTGTACCAGCCCCGGGGTGACACCGCGCAGAAGCGGCCGCTCCTCGTGCTGATCCACGGCGGCGCGTTCATCACCGGCGACAAGGCCTCCGACGATGTGATACTCAGGCTGTGCGCCGAGTTCGGCCGCCGCGGCTATGTCACATCGTCGATAAATTACCGGCTCGGCATCGAGTCCATCACGGCGCCCAAGGCCGACTATTTTGAGCGTGCGAATTACCGCGCGGTGCAGGACGCCAAGGCCGCGGTGCGGTTCTTCAGGGCTCATGCAACCGACTGGCGCATCGACACGTCACTGATCTTTGAAGGCGGCACGTCGGCGGGCGCGTTCACCGCGATCCACCATGCCTATCTTGACCAAAGCGAAGTTTGGACCGCCATAGACACCTCGGCACTGGGAAACATCGAGGGAAACAGCGGCACTCCCGGCTACTCGTCGCGCATCAGCGCGGTGATCAACTGCTGGGGCGCCATCGGCGACACGTTGTGGATGAACCGCGGTGACGCGCCCGTGATTAGCTTCCACGGACTGCAGGACAGCGTTGTGCCGTATGATACAGGCAGCATTTTCTGGGGATACGGTCTTAACATCCTCCACGTGTACGGCAGTGCTCCCCTGTACCGCCGCGCGCAGCATGTGGGCATCTACAGCGGCCTGCGGCTCTTCGACGGCACCGGCCACGGTTTCCCGGCCATCTCGGCCGACATGGACACGACCGTGACCATGATCAGCGACTTTCTCGGGGACATCATCAATTGCGATTCGGGAATGGCAGGGGTCCGCTTCGCGCCCGTCCAAGCGCCCGACGGACGACCCTTGTGGAGGATCAGGACATCGGAAAACACCTATGCCTTTATCCGCGGAGAGCCGACCGACCATCTGCAGATGGTGGATTGCGCCGGCAGATCAATTCCCCTGACTTTTATCCGCAACGAACGCGCGCGGATTCTGATTCCCGTCGGAACTTTTGCAACGGGAATGTATTTTATAATTGACAAATCAAACAAAGATATTATTTCTGCGCAGGTGTTTCTGCGCGGTAGATAG
- a CDS encoding metallophosphoesterase family protein, with product MRLLVLADIHAKTASLASIAEELAAADAVLAAGDITHFSGREAMLAVINEIKKYSPSFYAVAGNCDKPEAGAALAETVYGIDRKIASVKGIPVAGIGGSLPSPLGKTPNEFAEADFKRFLDQEPFASCEPGAFIFLSHQPPYATNVDKAWVGGHVGSREIRNFIEVKKPFLCVTGHIHESRGVDVIGDTTIVNPGAFKSGNYAVIEVEGGRVKNVVLKKV from the coding sequence GTGAGACTGCTCGTCCTCGCCGACATCCACGCGAAAACCGCTTCACTCGCCTCGATTGCGGAAGAACTTGCCGCGGCCGACGCCGTTCTGGCAGCGGGCGACATCACGCATTTCAGCGGCAGGGAAGCCATGCTTGCCGTGATCAACGAAATAAAAAAATATTCCCCGTCGTTCTACGCCGTGGCGGGCAACTGTGATAAACCCGAAGCGGGCGCCGCGCTCGCTGAAACCGTTTACGGCATAGACAGGAAAATCGCAAGCGTCAAGGGAATACCCGTTGCGGGCATCGGCGGGTCGCTGCCGTCCCCGCTGGGAAAAACGCCGAACGAGTTCGCAGAGGCGGATTTTAAACGTTTTCTTGATCAGGAACCGTTTGCGTCTTGTGAACCGGGCGCATTCATTTTTCTTTCGCACCAGCCGCCCTATGCCACCAACGTTGACAAGGCGTGGGTCGGCGGTCATGTCGGCAGCAGGGAAATAAGAAATTTCATTGAAGTCAAAAAGCCCTTTTTGTGCGTCACCGGGCATATTCACGAGTCGCGGGGCGTTGATGTAATAGGTGATACGACGATCGTGAATCCGGGCGCGTTTAAAAGCGGGAATTATGCGGTGATCGAGGTAGAGGGTGGAAGGGTGAAGAATGTTGTCTTGAAGAAAGTTTGA
- a CDS encoding DNA-3-methyladenine glycosylase I: MKKEPIRCSWAGMDPVYLDYHDNEWGMPVHDDKKLFEMLILEGFQAGLSWITILKRRGNFRKAFDNWDWVKISKYTPKDIKRLMADKTIIRNRLKIKSAINNAKRFIEVLGEFGTFSDYMWRFTNGKTVLPKRPYKTWKDIPARTPLSDAMSADLKKRGFTFVGPVICYSHMQAVGMVNDHVQGCFRCPKR, from the coding sequence ATGAAAAAAGAACCGATACGGTGCTCGTGGGCCGGCATGGACCCTGTTTACCTTGACTACCACGACAACGAATGGGGCATGCCGGTCCACGATGACAAGAAATTGTTCGAAATGCTCATCCTTGAAGGGTTTCAGGCCGGCCTGAGCTGGATCACCATACTCAAGCGGCGCGGGAATTTCAGGAAAGCGTTTGACAATTGGGACTGGGTAAAAATTTCAAAATATACCCCAAAAGACATCAAGCGGCTCATGGCGGACAAGACCATCATCCGCAACAGGCTTAAAATCAAATCAGCGATCAACAACGCGAAACGGTTCATCGAGGTCCTCGGGGAATTCGGCACGTTCTCCGATTATATGTGGCGTTTTACAAACGGCAAGACCGTGCTGCCGAAGCGGCCGTACAAAACCTGGAAAGACATACCTGCCCGGACGCCGCTTTCAGACGCCATGAGCGCCGATCTCAAAAAACGCGGCTTCACCTTCGTGGGCCCGGTCATCTGCTATTCGCACATGCAGGCGGTGGGAATGGTGAACGACCATGTTCAGGGATGCTTCAGATGCCCGAAAAGATAA
- a CDS encoding cyclophilin-like family protein, whose product MYGTIPISRDEKGKLVPSIPPGGIAYSHRGSYLCIFFGQTPAWPVEHIGNILGNAWKKLNEVDIDKVIIRKA is encoded by the coding sequence TTGTATGGAACGATACCCATTTCCCGTGATGAAAAAGGGAAACTCGTGCCGTCGATTCCTCCGGGCGGAATCGCCTACAGTCATCGAGGATCTTACCTGTGCATTTTTTTCGGCCAGACGCCGGCATGGCCGGTGGAGCATATCGGAAACATTTTAGGAAATGCTTGGAAGAAGCTTAATGAAGTGGATATTGACAAGGTGATAATCAGAAAAGCATGA
- a CDS encoding aspartate aminotransferase family protein — translation MEHTDYNDVFVPTFSRSGSPFVRGQGMYLYDADGRQYLDFGSGIAVNALGHSHPAIVAALKEQGSLLIHTSNLYFTQTQYELAKLLSAKTFGGKVFLCNSGTEAIEAAIKFSRKWASAISKDKFHILSFYKGFHGRTYGALSATAQEHFHEGFGPLLEGFHYATLNDIPGTKAALDKNDFAAIIVEPLQGEGGVNPAAKEFLQFLRDYADQKKIALVFDEIQCGMGRTGTLWCCEQYGIVPDILAAAKPLGGGLPLGAAVCREHIAAAISPGNHGTTFGGNPLACALGCVTLSIITQPVFLSNVKKNGELLKKGLAGIAEKHPSIKEIRGMGLLVGAEMESDPKELVPQCREKGLLVIKAEHNTMRFMPPLIVEEKDISTALSIFERVLVECKL, via the coding sequence ATGGAACATACCGATTATAACGACGTCTTCGTCCCCACCTTCTCCCGGAGCGGCTCGCCGTTTGTCCGGGGCCAGGGCATGTACCTCTACGACGCCGACGGCAGGCAGTATCTCGACTTCGGATCAGGCATCGCGGTCAACGCACTCGGCCACTCTCATCCGGCCATTGTCGCCGCGCTCAAGGAGCAGGGCTCGCTGCTCATCCACACGTCGAACCTGTATTTCACCCAGACGCAGTACGAGCTCGCGAAATTGCTTTCCGCGAAAACCTTCGGCGGCAAGGTGTTTCTCTGCAACAGCGGCACCGAGGCGATCGAGGCGGCCATCAAGTTCTCGCGGAAATGGGCCAGCGCGATTTCGAAGGACAAGTTCCATATCCTTTCCTTTTACAAGGGTTTTCACGGCAGGACCTACGGCGCGCTCTCGGCCACGGCGCAGGAACATTTTCACGAGGGGTTCGGCCCACTGCTCGAGGGTTTCCACTATGCCACGCTCAACGACATCCCCGGCACGAAGGCAGCTCTTGACAAGAACGACTTTGCCGCGATCATCGTGGAGCCGCTGCAGGGCGAGGGCGGGGTCAATCCTGCGGCAAAGGAATTTCTGCAGTTTTTGCGGGACTATGCGGACCAGAAGAAAATCGCGCTCGTCTTTGACGAGATACAATGCGGCATGGGCCGGACCGGCACGCTGTGGTGCTGCGAGCAATACGGCATTGTCCCGGACATCCTCGCGGCCGCAAAGCCCCTGGGCGGCGGACTGCCGCTCGGCGCCGCGGTGTGCAGGGAGCACATCGCCGCGGCCATATCCCCGGGAAACCACGGCACCACGTTCGGCGGCAACCCGCTGGCGTGCGCGCTCGGCTGTGTGACGCTCAGCATCATCACACAGCCGGTGTTTCTCTCTAATGTCAAGAAGAACGGCGAGTTGCTGAAAAAGGGCCTTGCTGGCATCGCCGAAAAGCATCCCTCCATAAAGGAAATAAGGGGCATGGGACTTCTCGTGGGCGCCGAAATGGAGAGCGATCCCAAGGAGCTTGTGCCGCAGTGCAGGGAAAAGGGCCTTCTGGTGATCAAGGCCGAGCACAATACGATGCGGTTCATGCCGCCGCTCATCGTTGAGGAAAAAGACATTTCAACGGCGCTTTCTATTTTCGAGCGGGTGCTTGTCGAATGCAAGCTATAA
- the ispD gene encoding 2-C-methyl-D-erythritol 4-phosphate cytidylyltransferase: protein MKNDYIDCIIVAAGSGKRLGAKTPKAFVKLGDRPLFVHSLLTFCRHGSMNRIILVVPSDMISRARRIIKKCPVKKEIEIIPGGEHRWQSVKNGVDASRAEWVMIHDSARPFVSPEIIDSVIAGSQKYDAVIAATPEVDTVRKFTADRAGDTLDRNELARVQTPQLFRRAKLIEALGHAAFFPLPPTDEAMLMEASGIPVGIAPGDPLNFKITAKQDLTLAQALWEKINRLRRRS from the coding sequence ATGAAAAATGACTACATTGACTGCATTATCGTCGCCGCGGGAAGCGGGAAGCGCCTGGGCGCAAAAACCCCCAAGGCATTTGTAAAGCTTGGCGACAGGCCGCTGTTCGTCCATTCACTCCTGACGTTCTGCCGCCATGGTTCGATGAACCGGATTATTCTCGTCGTTCCATCAGATATGATCTCGCGGGCCCGTCGCATCATAAAAAAGTGCCCTGTCAAAAAAGAAATCGAAATTATACCCGGCGGCGAACACCGTTGGCAGTCGGTGAAAAACGGCGTGGACGCTTCGCGGGCGGAATGGGTCATGATACACGATTCTGCGCGTCCGTTCGTGTCGCCGGAAATCATTGACTCGGTGATTGCCGGATCGCAGAAATATGACGCCGTCATCGCCGCGACGCCCGAGGTTGACACGGTCAGAAAATTCACCGCTGACCGCGCAGGTGACACACTTGACAGAAACGAACTGGCGCGCGTGCAGACGCCCCAATTGTTCAGGCGCGCCAAACTGATCGAGGCGCTCGGCCACGCGGCATTTTTCCCCCTTCCCCCCACCGACGAGGCAATGCTCATGGAAGCGTCGGGAATACCCGTGGGCATCGCACCGGGCGACCCGCTCAATTTCAAGATCACCGCAAAACAGGACCTCACGCTCGCGCAGGCGCTGTGGGAAAAGATCAATCGCCTCCGCAGGCGCTCCTGA
- a CDS encoding DUF6057 family protein: protein MLKNPAQNSLYSRAIPHIVFFTFYFLYFYFIVDPQLRFFAHTTLGDLHLFTQKEVLLIDLWKAPCQLSLLCADFILRYLVFGWAGPALFTVCGICLFWITTLLASSTTGAKAKAIPYLPVLMILALPLEHDFIYANLLPFFLALALSVLYVNLPKSSMIRVPVFIVFAAVVYFVGENVFFIYCAICLLHEIFAGKSILKVSLIVVMSACIPAVARLVVWPTGLPRMNSLSNYLWYDCSTKDYITLYGFACSVPFSMLLSWIIKRADQVSLLARTPEDAPDAGAFSWRSGTLFCAAAALVGAGFLLDRFLHAYLTLIPVTGPRLWIHEATMTNAPVGYGVLFFIEIILSLSVSLLIYFRFSRMRAAIRFVAFFLLSLLTTYFLGAYVLIFASACILGEWHLNKKPVRIMILGITALALSFVITLIAQKAWTQALIPFNPFLLHAETNEGPCVLRMMQFFPLLMVVAGWGISWRKFHLDKGLVIPAREQKPPLRFTTALSDFLDRPLKRSGVAITSLLMLLVLGLVAAGVTFDFERHARFRLNYMARTGQWDKVLWEARYLGEKSLNANVRMDINRALFQTGRMSDDFFMIPQNPNYVLPGLEDAHVRLQYVETWLELGLISPAEEEAYNILAEAKHPLILLLLAKIHCVKDQPNTARVFLRALEQQPGCAAWAEPYERYLDNPASGPAAPEIKRLREQAFRGRQLMGNNTNVLALLEILLKDNPGNRMAFEYWMIYNLLFLREKKLASSLHLLNDLNVPGYHRLYQQAYLQMNMSGAPQFKVDSIAIEPATKLLYDRFMGAFRNRDPNAPPLDAVYGFRNTYFYLDLYLESMRNNENNKD from the coding sequence ATGTTGAAAAATCCTGCGCAAAATTCTCTTTATTCACGGGCCATCCCGCACATAGTTTTTTTTACGTTTTATTTCCTCTATTTTTATTTCATTGTTGATCCGCAGCTTCGCTTTTTTGCCCACACGACGTTGGGCGACCTTCATCTTTTTACCCAGAAAGAGGTGCTGCTGATCGACCTGTGGAAAGCGCCGTGCCAGCTGAGCCTGCTCTGCGCCGATTTCATCCTGCGCTATCTTGTCTTCGGATGGGCCGGGCCGGCGCTTTTTACGGTCTGCGGCATTTGCCTTTTCTGGATCACGACACTTCTGGCATCCTCGACGACCGGCGCGAAAGCAAAGGCAATTCCTTATCTCCCGGTTTTGATGATCCTTGCATTGCCCCTGGAACATGATTTCATTTACGCCAATCTGCTTCCTTTTTTCCTGGCGCTTGCCCTCAGTGTCCTCTATGTCAATTTGCCCAAATCGTCGATGATACGAGTCCCTGTTTTCATTGTGTTTGCGGCAGTGGTCTATTTTGTCGGAGAAAATGTCTTTTTCATCTATTGCGCCATTTGTCTTCTTCATGAAATCTTTGCCGGGAAATCCATTTTGAAAGTGTCGCTCATTGTCGTCATGAGCGCTTGCATTCCGGCCGTGGCCCGCCTGGTTGTCTGGCCCACCGGGCTTCCGAGAATGAACTCGCTTTCGAATTATTTATGGTATGACTGCTCCACAAAAGATTATATCACCCTCTACGGTTTCGCTTGTTCGGTTCCCTTCTCCATGCTGCTTTCGTGGATCATAAAACGGGCGGATCAGGTGAGTTTACTTGCGAGAACGCCGGAAGACGCCCCGGATGCGGGCGCTTTTTCGTGGCGCTCGGGGACCCTGTTTTGTGCGGCCGCCGCCCTTGTCGGCGCGGGTTTTCTTCTTGACAGGTTTCTTCACGCCTACTTGACGCTGATACCCGTTACAGGCCCCCGGCTCTGGATCCACGAAGCGACCATGACCAATGCACCTGTAGGATATGGGGTTCTGTTTTTTATCGAGATCATCCTCTCTTTATCCGTTTCATTGTTGATTTACTTCCGGTTTTCACGGATGCGCGCTGCGATCAGGTTTGTGGCATTCTTTCTGCTTTCCCTCTTGACAACTTATTTTCTCGGCGCCTATGTTCTCATTTTTGCATCGGCGTGCATCCTCGGTGAATGGCACCTGAATAAAAAGCCGGTGCGGATCATGATTCTTGGTATCACGGCACTCGCGCTGTCATTTGTTATTACCCTTATTGCACAAAAAGCATGGACGCAGGCCTTGATTCCGTTTAACCCGTTTTTATTGCATGCCGAAACCAATGAGGGGCCCTGTGTCCTGAGAATGATGCAGTTTTTTCCGCTCCTCATGGTTGTCGCCGGTTGGGGAATTTCCTGGAGAAAATTCCACTTAGACAAGGGCCTGGTCATTCCGGCAAGGGAGCAAAAACCGCCATTGCGTTTTACAACCGCTTTGTCTGATTTCCTGGATCGTCCCTTAAAGCGGTCCGGCGTCGCCATCACAAGTTTGCTCATGCTTCTTGTCTTAGGGTTGGTGGCTGCCGGTGTCACCTTTGATTTCGAACGGCATGCCAGGTTCCGTCTCAATTACATGGCGAGGACCGGACAATGGGACAAGGTGCTTTGGGAGGCGCGGTATCTGGGCGAAAAATCGCTGAACGCCAATGTCCGAATGGACATAAACCGCGCGCTGTTTCAAACCGGACGGATGAGCGACGATTTTTTCATGATCCCCCAGAATCCGAATTACGTTCTTCCCGGCTTGGAAGACGCGCATGTTCGCCTGCAGTATGTCGAGACATGGCTCGAGCTCGGCCTGATATCGCCGGCGGAGGAGGAGGCGTACAACATCCTGGCCGAGGCAAAACATCCCCTCATTCTCCTTCTGCTGGCCAAAATCCATTGCGTGAAAGACCAGCCGAACACGGCGCGGGTGTTTCTGAGGGCCTTGGAACAACAGCCGGGATGCGCCGCATGGGCGGAACCGTACGAGCGGTATCTTGACAATCCGGCATCCGGGCCGGCCGCGCCGGAAATCAAACGGCTCCGGGAGCAGGCCTTCAGGGGCAGGCAGCTCATGGGAAACAACACTAATGTCCTGGCCCTGCTCGAAATACTCCTCAAGGACAATCCCGGCAACAGAATGGCCTTCGAATATTGGATGATTTATAATTTGCTGTTCCTCAGGGAGAAGAAGCTCGCCTCTTCTTTACATCTGCTAAACGATCTGAACGTGCCCGGTTACCACCGGCTTTACCAGCAGGCATATCTGCAGATGAACATGAGCGGTGCGCCGCAGTTCAAAGTGGATTCGATTGCCATCGAGCCGGCCACAAAACTCTTGTACGACAGGTTCATGGGCGCCTTCCGTAACCGCGATCCCAATGCGCCGCCCCTCGACGCGGTGTACGGCTTCCGGAATACCTATTTTTACCTGGATCTATACCTGGAATCGATGCGGAACAATGAAAACAATAAAGATTAA
- a CDS encoding argininosuccinate synthase: MKKVVLLYSGGLDTSIMIPWLRENYDCQVIAMCADVGQAEETSGLRQKALKTGAWKYCQEDLREEFITDYIFPTLRTGAVYEGSYLLGTSFARPIIAKRAVEIAHRENAQAVAHGATGKGNDQVRFELTVMALDPTLEIISPWKDPKWKLRSREDCLAYAAARNIPVSQSKKRIYSEDRNIWHISHEGGVLEDPSRQPPDNVFTLSSTIERAPGRPQYVTVGFEKGTPVSMNQKKLSPVKLLTELNRIGALHGVGHADMVENRLVGIKSRGVYETPGGSILYAAHRELERLVLDRDTLHFKEAVALRYAELVYYGQWFSKLRESLDAFVNKTQENVSGSVRLKLYKGNICPAGASSPKSLYLHDLASFTDTDFYDQKDARGFIRIFGLPMKVAGIVERGKKKK; encoded by the coding sequence ATGAAAAAAGTCGTCCTGCTCTACTCCGGCGGCCTCGACACCTCCATCATGATCCCGTGGCTCAGGGAAAACTATGACTGCCAGGTCATCGCCATGTGCGCCGATGTCGGGCAGGCGGAGGAAACAAGCGGCCTGCGGCAAAAGGCGCTCAAAACCGGCGCATGGAAATACTGCCAGGAAGACCTGCGCGAGGAATTCATCACCGATTACATCTTCCCCACGCTGAGGACCGGCGCGGTGTACGAAGGAAGCTATCTGCTGGGCACGAGCTTTGCCCGGCCCATCATCGCGAAGCGCGCGGTCGAGATCGCGCACCGGGAAAATGCGCAGGCCGTGGCGCACGGCGCGACGGGCAAGGGCAACGACCAGGTGCGGTTCGAGCTCACCGTGATGGCGCTCGACCCCACGCTTGAGATCATTTCGCCGTGGAAGGACCCCAAGTGGAAGCTCCGCTCGCGCGAGGACTGCCTCGCCTACGCCGCAGCGCGGAACATTCCGGTTTCGCAATCGAAAAAACGGATTTACTCCGAAGACCGCAACATCTGGCACATCAGCCACGAGGGCGGCGTGCTCGAAGACCCGTCGCGGCAGCCGCCCGACAACGTTTTCACTCTGTCAAGCACCATCGAAAGGGCGCCCGGCAGGCCGCAGTATGTCACCGTGGGGTTCGAGAAGGGCACGCCGGTCTCGATGAACCAAAAAAAGTTATCCCCTGTAAAGCTCCTCACCGAGCTCAACCGCATCGGAGCCCTGCACGGCGTGGGCCACGCCGACATGGTGGAAAACAGGCTCGTGGGAATCAAGTCGCGGGGCGTGTACGAAACGCCGGGCGGCTCCATCCTTTATGCCGCGCACCGCGAGCTCGAGCGGCTCGTGCTCGACCGCGACACCCTGCATTTCAAGGAAGCGGTCGCCCTTAGATACGCCGAGCTCGTGTACTACGGCCAGTGGTTCTCCAAGCTGCGGGAATCGCTTGACGCGTTTGTCAACAAGACGCAGGAAAACGTTTCCGGCTCGGTGAGACTCAAGCTGTACAAGGGAAACATCTGCCCGGCGGGCGCGTCTTCGCCGAAATCCTTGTATCTGCACGACCTCGCCTCGTTCACCGACACCGATTTCTACGACCAGAAGGACGCGCGGGGGTTCATCAGGATTTTCGGGCTGCCCATGAAGGTGGCGGGGATTGTGGAAAGGGGAAAGAAAAAAAAATAA